The DNA window GGCAAAGAGTTTGACAgccaatctttcactgatttttgtgcgaaccatggcacatcaaaagtttctccgcaatggcacatcctcaagcgaatggtcaagttgaagcagtgaacaagaccttgaaggatacactgaaGAAAAGACtcaaagatgccaaaggaaatttgCTAGAAGAacttcctgaagttctatggtcatatcgAACAACTGAGAAAACGGCAACCGGACAGACTCCATTTGCCATGGCATAtggatatgaagctatgctgcccgtagaactcgagccaccatctCACTGGAGATTGACGTATAACAAAGATACCAATCACGTACTACTTgccgaatcacttgatgaaatcgaagagaaGTGAACCAcaacaaacttaaagttgatagccCCTCAACAAAAAGTAGTTCGGTATTTCAATAAACAAGTGAAGGATCaaaaattctttgtgggagatattgtcctaagaagggtatttctaaagtCTAAAGACAGTACGGTAGGTGTACTCgaacctaactgggaaggaccatatcaagtggtcgaagtCCTCGaatccggagcatacaaattaggtaagtatgatgaaaaaatgcaacttgTTCTAGTACCACAgtattggaatggggaacatttaagaaaatactaccaataaagtaccaggtcaGATGACCATTCTAAGTACAGAAAGAACATttacttttaagtgaatggcctgctGACAAACTACGCTCAAAGGTTTCgacgaaaaagaaaaagtactcAAGTCGGATGACTGCCatttaaagtacaatttctaatttctgca is part of the Cannabis sativa cultivar Pink pepper isolate KNU-18-1 chromosome 5, ASM2916894v1, whole genome shotgun sequence genome and encodes:
- the LOC133038419 gene encoding uncharacterized protein LOC133038419, whose amino-acid sequence is MQSSWPFAIWGIDLIGQLPKGKGEVQYAVVAVDYFTKWTDAEPLATITSKKDTLKKRLKDAKGNLLEELPEVLWSYRTTEKTATGQTPFAMAYGYEAMLPVELEPPSHWRLTYNKDTNHVLLAESLDEIEEK